From the Pomacea canaliculata isolate SZHN2017 linkage group LG4, ASM307304v1, whole genome shotgun sequence genome, one window contains:
- the LOC112561591 gene encoding uncharacterized protein LOC112561591, whose amino-acid sequence MSIYDIYKQRDVSLLYIYRYEETTTHWTFAIRTKKFQKGSATIEGSPECYRMELTTGNISRVNMSDCWNSLFSQPTSLHINFTYTPPEPVIKEKIFGDIVYNMKVMKNNSCMAYKNSAASGNGPPLPIFGYFRVNASLANFTGPHLLLDNGQPRLYRPQRDLQDISEVWRTGYGRCESSGTRAPTFDSSKEVDCSNN is encoded by the exons ATGTCTATCTATGACATATACAAGCAACGAGATGTCTCCCTGTTGTACATCTACAGATACGAAGAAACTACGACACACTGGACATTCGCTATTAGGACAAAG AAGTTTCAGAAGGGTTCGGCAACGATAGAAGGGTCACCAGAGTGTTACAGAATGGAGCTGACAACAGGAAACATTTCCAGGGTGAACATGTCTGACTGCTGGAACTCACTGTTCTCACAGCCAACCAGCCTGCACATCAACTTTACCTACACACCACCAGAACCTGTcattaaagaaaagatattCGGCGACATCGTGTACAACATGAAG GTCATGAAGAACAACTCCTGCATGGCATACAAAAACTCTGCAGCCAGTGGGAACGGACCTCCCTTGCCAATCTTTGGCTATTTCCGTGTGAATGCAAGTCTGGCAAACTTCACTGGACCTCATCTTCTCCTGGACAACGGTCAGCCTCGCCTCTACCGGCCCCAGAGAGACCTTCAGGACATCAGCGAGGTGTGGCGCACAGGATATGGCCGGTGTGAAAGTTCTGGAACTCGTGCTCCTACCTTCGACAGCAGCAAAGAAGTTGACTGTAGCAACAACTGA